The DNA sequence GTGAGATAACGCGCTGATGTGTCATATAGACCTCCCCAATCGCCTAACAGTGAATACGCCATGCTACGTCGGTTAGACGTCGCCCGGGTGGTATGGTTGCGTAAAAAACCGTTATGAATTTGTAGAAGCCGGTTCATGGTCGCCCTTGCGGTGCCGGGCGAAGTAATCCCGGGCGGCCCAGTTCACCCGGGGGGCGAGCAACAGGGCGGATACCATGGTGGGAATGGCCATGGTGGCATAGAGCCCGTCCACCAAACCCACCACCGCGCGCAGGCTCACCACGCTACCGAGCACCACCAGAGTGGCGTAAATCCAGATGTAGTGATGTTGATGTTGAGCCCCGATCAGAAAGCCCAGGCATTTGCTGCCGTAATACCAGAAGGTGAACACGGTACTCAGCGAGAGCAGGGCCACCACCAGCACCAACAGATAGGCGCCGACGTTGGGGAAGGCGGTTTCGAAGGCCCGGGCGGTGAGGGTCACTCCGTCGATACTTCCGTCCACCTGCCAAGCGTCGGTCACCAGTATGGCCAGTGCCGTGCAGGTACAGACCAGAAGGGTATCGATCACCGGGCCCATCATGGCCACCAGGCCCTCGCGAATGGGCTCCTTGGTTTTGGCGGCGCCGTGGGCCATTGATTCGGTGCCGATCCCTGCTTCATTGGAGAAAGCGCCCCGGCGCACGCCCATCAGTATGACGGTACCGATGGCGCCACCGGCGGCGGCCTGGCCGCTGAAGGCGTCGGTGACGATCAGGTGCAGTGCGGCCGGAATTTCGCCCAGGTACTGGATCAACAACAGCAGGGTCATCCCCAAATAGAGCAGGACCATGACCGGCACCATTCTCAAAGTCACTTTACCAACCCGCTGGACGTGTCCGGTAATGACCAGCAGCACCAGGGCGGCGATGATCAGCCCGAGCGTGAGGTCAAAGGCGAAGTGGTTGCTTTCGCTGGCGAGCCCGGCGGGGATGGCCACCACATCACGCACAATCTGTACGAGTTGGTTGACCTGAAAGGCGGGCATGGTGCCCATCAAACCGGCGACGGCGAACAATGCGGCGAGCGGCCACCAGCGTTTTCCCAGGCCTTCGCGAACGACGTACATGGGGCCGCCCTGCAGCCGACCGAGGCTGTCTTTGCCCCGGAACATGACGGCGAGGGAGCAGGTATAGAATTTGGTGGCGACGCCGATGACGGCGGTGACCCACATCCAGAAGATGGCGCCGGGGCCGCCCATGGTGAGCGCCAGGGCGACGCCGGCGATGTTGCCGAGGCCCAGGGTGCCGGAGAGGGCGGTGCTCAGTGCCTGGGCGTGGGGGATGTCGCCTTCGTCGTCGTGGTGGTCGTAGCGGCCACTGAGGATCTGCAGGGCGTGTTTGAAGTGTCGGTAGGGGAGGCCACGGGAGTAGGCGACGAAGAAGACGCCACCTCCCACCAGCAGTATCACCAGGGGCATGCCCCACATAAAATTCGCAAACGCTGTAAATGCCGCTTCCATAGATCCTCTAGTGTTTGTCTGAGTCCGGCCGGGATAGGGGTTCACCCTTTCAAGACACGCCGTAAACCCATCCCTGGGGGCTCGCATCGCGGGTCCCCCGCTCCACGGTCTTGAAAGGGTGAACCCCTATCCCGCCCTCATAGTCTGATTCACGTCCGCAGCTCGCGTAGGGCGGATAAGCGCAAAGCGCGCATCCGCCGTAACCAAAGTTAAAGGCCGAATCGCTACTAAAACTAAAACGCTACTCCGCCGCAAACTCCCCCGCCTCATACCGCGCCAAAACCCGCTTGGCGTCTTCAAACTGCGCTTCGTGCACCCACAATGACACCGTGCTTCCCGCCGGCAACTCCCCCGCGGCTCCGGGCAAATATTCACCACGGATTTCGCAATCAATCCCCTCGGATTCGAGCAACCCTTGTACCAGGTGCGCCTCAATGTTGTTTTCCGGCAAATAGACTTCTTGCATGGCGGAGTGCCTCGTGGGTGTTGGTGGTTGGGCGATCAGCTCTGTTGTTCTTGGAGATACTGGTCTTTCAGCGCCACGTAGTTGCTGGCGGAGTATTTGAAGAATTCCCGCTCGCTGTCTTTGAGCGGGCGGGCCTGTTTGCAGGGTGA is a window from the Marinimicrobium koreense genome containing:
- a CDS encoding alanine/glycine:cation symporter family protein: MEAAFTAFANFMWGMPLVILLVGGGVFFVAYSRGLPYRHFKHALQILSGRYDHHDDEGDIPHAQALSTALSGTLGLGNIAGVALALTMGGPGAIFWMWVTAVIGVATKFYTCSLAVMFRGKDSLGRLQGGPMYVVREGLGKRWWPLAALFAVAGLMGTMPAFQVNQLVQIVRDVVAIPAGLASESNHFAFDLTLGLIIAALVLLVITGHVQRVGKVTLRMVPVMVLLYLGMTLLLLIQYLGEIPAALHLIVTDAFSGQAAAGGAIGTVILMGVRRGAFSNEAGIGTESMAHGAAKTKEPIREGLVAMMGPVIDTLLVCTCTALAILVTDAWQVDGSIDGVTLTARAFETAFPNVGAYLLVLVVALLSLSTVFTFWYYGSKCLGFLIGAQHQHHYIWIYATLVVLGSVVSLRAVVGLVDGLYATMAIPTMVSALLLAPRVNWAARDYFARHRKGDHEPASTNS
- a CDS encoding DUF2007 domain-containing protein — protein: MQEVYLPENNIEAHLVQGLLESEGIDCEIRGEYLPGAAGELPAGSTVSLWVHEAQFEDAKRVLARYEAGEFAAE